One genomic region from bacterium encodes:
- the dprA gene encoding DNA-processing protein DprA, producing the protein MATATPEILSLWNTPGIGPQRLHSLMERFGSGRAIYGASVRQLCEVEGVDQATAAKIKSHADLTWAEHQLKQAQRTGVMVLTFWDERYPEMLRSLYDSPMVLFVQGEVEVLAAKSIAVVGTRAPSEYGQILAQKLTRDLVQRGLVIVSGLARGIDTLAHHEAIASGGKTIAVLGSGVDQIYPSENRRLAAAVGANGALVSEYPLGTQPDAPHFPRRNRIIAGLAVATLVVEAGENSGALITADNALEYNREVLAVPGNVTNPKSWGCNHLIQQGAKLVQEVEDILVEIGMADMPPQERQLNLPGVGLTAEAEALLKVLTAEPQHIDAIAHQLGKPVFVVLAQLLELELQNMVTQLPGKIFVRV; encoded by the coding sequence ATGGCAACAGCAACACCCGAAATCCTCTCTCTTTGGAATACGCCAGGGATCGGACCGCAACGGCTGCACAGCCTTATGGAGCGGTTTGGCAGCGGGCGCGCCATTTACGGCGCCTCCGTTCGACAGCTCTGCGAAGTGGAGGGTGTGGATCAGGCTACCGCGGCCAAGATCAAGTCGCACGCCGACCTCACCTGGGCTGAACACCAGCTAAAACAGGCGCAACGCACGGGGGTGATGGTGCTGACCTTCTGGGATGAGCGCTATCCCGAAATGCTGCGCTCCCTTTACGACTCCCCGATGGTCCTCTTCGTTCAGGGGGAGGTGGAGGTGCTGGCGGCCAAGTCGATAGCGGTGGTCGGCACCCGGGCGCCGAGCGAATATGGGCAAATACTTGCACAAAAGTTGACGCGGGATCTGGTGCAGCGCGGGCTGGTGATCGTCAGCGGATTGGCGCGCGGTATCGACACCCTGGCCCATCATGAAGCGATCGCATCGGGCGGTAAAACCATCGCCGTCCTGGGTTCGGGAGTGGATCAGATCTACCCCTCCGAGAACCGCCGTCTTGCGGCGGCAGTCGGAGCGAACGGCGCGCTGGTATCAGAATACCCGCTCGGCACGCAGCCGGATGCCCCGCATTTTCCTCGACGCAACCGTATCATTGCTGGCCTTGCGGTGGCGACACTGGTCGTCGAGGCCGGGGAAAACAGCGGCGCCTTGATTACCGCCGATAACGCCCTCGAGTACAACCGCGAAGTGCTGGCCGTGCCGGGCAATGTCACCAATCCCAAAAGCTGGGGATGCAACCATCTCATTCAACAGGGCGCCAAGCTGGTGCAGGAGGTGGAGGACATCCTGGTTGAGATCGGCATGGCGGATATGCCGCCGCAAGAACGGCAGCTGAATTTGCCAGGGGTGGGGCTCACTGCGGAGGCGGAAGCGCTCCTCAAGGTACTGACGGCGGAACCGCAACATATCGATGCGATCGCCCATCAGCTCGGCAAGCCGGTTTTCGTCGTTTTGGCGCAGCTGCTTGAGCTTGAACTGCAGAACATGGTGACGCAGCTGCCTGGGAAAATATTTGTGCGCGTTTGA
- a CDS encoding STAS domain-containing protein has protein sequence MEGIQLSVEKTGTKNSISIIKVGGYIDTTTSSELEHALSTLLKAGSNNIIIDLGNVDYVSSAGWGIFISEIKGIREKGGDLKLVRMIPEVYEVFELLEFHYILKACDTIEDAIKDFERTLGPVTEGAKISEVEMQETHSPGGERREGHAKSDGVKTDNIEDKIRKIIAQEPEIGTVQLIRTLNTPEYGNVRLGWFAMRKLLKKAGLDSKRGRAQLSAGR, from the coding sequence ATGGAAGGCATCCAATTGTCGGTGGAGAAGACGGGTACTAAAAACAGCATCTCGATTATCAAGGTTGGCGGCTACATTGATACAACAACCTCCTCTGAGCTTGAGCATGCATTGAGCACGCTCTTGAAAGCGGGATCCAACAATATCATCATCGACCTCGGTAATGTGGATTACGTGAGCAGCGCCGGATGGGGCATATTTATCAGCGAGATCAAGGGCATACGGGAAAAAGGCGGCGACCTCAAGCTCGTCCGCATGATTCCCGAAGTCTATGAAGTATTCGAGTTGCTCGAGTTTCATTATATCCTGAAGGCTTGCGACACGATTGAGGATGCCATCAAGGATTTCGAACGCACCCTGGGCCCGGTCACGGAGGGGGCCAAAATATCCGAGGTGGAGATGCAGGAGACGCATAGCCCTGGTGGTGAACGCCGTGAAGGACACGCCAAAAGCGATGGCGTCAAGACCGACAATATCGAAGACAAGATCCGCAAAATCATCGCCCAGGAGCCGGAGATCGGCACGGTTCAGCTCATACGCACCCTGAATACCCCTGAATACGGTAATGTCCGCCTTGGCTGGTTTGCGATGCGCAAGTTGCTGAAAAAGGCAGGCCTCGACAGCAAGCGCGGCCGGGCACAGCTCAGCGCCGGTCGCTGA
- the obgE gene encoding GTPase ObgE — MFIDRAKIRVQAGSGGAGCVAFRREKYVPKGGPNGGDGGNGGDVIAVADRHIHTLLDFKYQTLFKADRGQHGLGANKTGKSGESLRIHMPIGTMIYNAETGALVADLTQAGQEVIIAQGGRGGRGNARFSTPSNRTPREWEPGFPGQELELTLELKLIADVGLVGLPNAGKSTLLSRISAARPKIADYPFTTLTPNLGIVRVDEARSYVVADIPGLIAGAHEGKGLGIQFLRHIERTRILAILIDSSSVTMETDYKTLIHELKSYSPDLLTKRRLLVYTKADLLQHILKPLKSRLTGKVPVAVISAVRGDGLEQLIRLIWDELQRMEEEL; from the coding sequence ATGTTTATCGACCGCGCTAAAATTCGAGTGCAAGCCGGCTCCGGCGGGGCCGGCTGCGTCGCATTTCGCCGTGAAAAATATGTACCGAAGGGGGGACCCAACGGCGGCGACGGCGGTAACGGTGGCGATGTCATCGCGGTGGCCGACCGCCACATTCATACCTTGCTCGATTTCAAGTATCAGACCCTGTTCAAAGCTGACCGCGGTCAACATGGCCTGGGCGCGAATAAGACGGGCAAGAGCGGAGAATCCCTGCGCATCCATATGCCGATCGGCACCATGATCTATAACGCGGAAACCGGAGCCCTGGTGGCCGATCTGACGCAGGCGGGCCAGGAGGTCATCATTGCCCAGGGCGGGCGCGGCGGCAGGGGCAATGCCCGCTTTTCTACCCCCTCCAATCGCACCCCGCGCGAGTGGGAACCAGGATTTCCAGGACAGGAGCTCGAGCTCACCCTCGAACTCAAATTGATCGCGGATGTCGGCCTGGTCGGCCTGCCCAATGCTGGCAAATCGACCCTGCTTTCGCGCATCTCCGCGGCCCGACCCAAGATCGCTGATTATCCCTTCACAACCCTGACCCCGAACCTCGGTATCGTGCGGGTCGACGAGGCCCGCAGCTATGTGGTCGCCGATATTCCCGGATTGATCGCCGGGGCCCATGAAGGCAAGGGGCTGGGCATCCAGTTCCTTCGCCACATCGAACGGACCCGTATTCTCGCCATTCTCATCGACAGCAGCTCCGTGACGATGGAGACCGACTACAAGACCCTGATACATGAGCTCAAGTCTTACAGTCCTGATCTCCTGACAAAGCGGCGGCTGCTGGTTTACACCAAAGCGGATCTGCTGCAGCACATATTGAAGCCATTAAAAAGCCGGCTTACCGGCAAGGTGCCGGTGGCTGTCATCTCAGCCGTACGCGGGGATGGCCTGGAGCAGCTGATCCGGCTGATCTGGGATGAATTACAGCGGATGGAAGAGGAGCTATGA